The DNA region GAAGGGTTTGACCAGATAGGCCATCGCCCCGGCGTCACGGGCGCGTTCGACCAGTTCCCGCTGGCTGAACGCGGTGAGGATGACCACCGGCGCGATGCGCTTGCCGGCGATCTCCGATGCTGCGTCGATCCCGTCGCGGCGCGGCATCTTCACGTCGAGAATGACCAGGTCCGGGCGCAGCGATTCGGCCAGTTCGACGGCTTCCTGGCCGTCGCCCGCCTCACCCACCACCTCGTAGCCCTCTTCGCGCAGCATTTCGGCGAGGTCCAGCCGGATCAGCGCCTCATCCTCGGCGATCAGGACCCGCCGGGCCGGGCGTGGGCTGCTGTCGGATGTCGGCTCGGTCATGCTCCCCATTGTGTCGTGGCCGCCGCCTGGATCAACCGCGAGGGGCATCGTCTAAGGTAGGACTCCGCGCGCCAGCGTCGGGCCCTCGTATCCCAACTGGCAGAGGAAACGGATTCAAAACCCGTACAGTGTGAGTTCGAATCTCACCGAGGGCACCACAGGTACCACCACTAT from Mycolicibacter sp. MU0083 includes:
- a CDS encoding ANTAR domain-containing response regulator, which gives rise to MTEPTSDSSPRPARRVLIAEDEALIRLDLAEMLREEGYEVVGEAGDGQEAVELAESLRPDLVILDVKMPRRDGIDAASEIAGKRIAPVVILTAFSQRELVERARDAGAMAYLVKPFTSGDLVPAIELALSRSEEISALEREVGSLSEQLATRKLVERAKGVLQSTQGLSEPEAFKWIQRAAMDKRTTMRQVAEVVLDNLDTAADPPA